One Triticum dicoccoides isolate Atlit2015 ecotype Zavitan chromosome 5B, WEW_v2.0, whole genome shotgun sequence genomic window carries:
- the LOC119310093 gene encoding wall-associated receptor kinase 5-like, with amino-acid sequence MLVMSLVPAVAAGEESMTISMPNCNTTCGNVSVPYPFGIGPDRCYWPGFKLTCDHKSKPPRLLLGEGGASASEVLHISLENATMRVIGQGVHSINMSDSGDGLSRWNWSLAGNTIGGVLPYILADDWNELILTGCNVQVTLHRTKGSSGREKIVSGCASFCSIWLMETRNTTYEGDNLCVNIGYCQSAIPGGYSSYGVELKRLDGGLPRWKDHMEVNVVNVLIAEVGWLNHNRTDNLRFALGRKAAEVRVPVILRWAVPDGAAPAHDYYTGTDACPAEAALAICKSTNSQCKDESTPASTGFFSQKDGESQPTFKSYTCRCKKGYHGNPYLTAGCQDIKECDQKEEYGCFGDCEELLGTFRCGCPKGTKGNPRLRNGCVEPVVNTGNHHLRLIIGLSVASGPCVLISVLGAIIISRNLKQHKARTLRQKFFRQNRGQLLKQLVSNRADIAERMLISLEELEKATNNFDQARRLGGGGHGTVFKGILSDQHVVAIKKSKINHKNTEREIDEFINEVVILSQVNHKHIVKLHGCCLETEIPLLAYEFISNGTLSDHLHTEAPRSISWKDRLRITSEISKALAYLHSAISVPIIHRDIKPSNILLDDALTAKVSDFGASRKKPSLCMSSEGDWIVTRFVELLEDNNLVDILDPQVVEEGGSEVEEIASLAVSCMKLVAGERPTMRQVEMVLEALQPPNEYVPCDLSAASLNYPSTSRRAKQSETSRCYSLEEEFMLSARYAR; translated from the exons ATGCTGGTGATGAGCTTGGTGCCAGCGGTAGCCGCCGGTGAAGAGTCGATGACGATCAGCATGCCGAACTGCAACACCACTTGCGGCAACGTGAGTGTGCCATACCCGTTCGGCATAGGACCGGATAGGTGCTACTGGCCCGGGTTCAAGCTCACCTGCGACCACAAAAGCAAGCCCCCACGGCTTCTCCTCGGCGAGGGAGGCGCCAGTGCGTCAGAGGTCCTCCACATCTCCCTGGAGAACGCCACGATGCGCGTCATCGGCCAGGGAGTGCACAGCATAAACATGAGCGACTCCGGCGATGGGCTCAGCCGCTGGAACTGGAGCCTCGCTGGCAACACCATCGGTGGGGTGCTGCCGTACATCCTTGCGGATGACTGGAACGAGCTCATCCTCACGGGGTGCAACGTGCAGGTTACGCTGCATAGGACCAAAGGGAGCAGCGGCCGTGAGAAGATCGTTAGCGGCTGTGCCTCCTTCTGTTCCATCTGGCTGATGGAGACCCGCAATACCACATATGAAGGCGATAACCTCTGCGTCAACATCGGCTACTGCCAGTCGGCCATCCCCGGGGGATACTCATCCTATGGCGTGGAGCTTAAACGGCTCGACGGCGGCTTGCCGAGATGGAAAGATCACATGGAAGTCAACGTGGTGAACGTACTCATCGCCGAGGTGGGCTGGCTCAACCATAATCGGACAGATAATCTGCGTTTCGCGCTCGGAAGGAAAGCTGCTGAGGTGAGAGTCCCTGTGATTCTCCGTTGGGCGGTGCCCGACGGAGCGGCACCGGCACATGACTACTACACGGGGACGGATGCATGTCCCGCCGAAGCAGCTCTGGCCATCTGCAAAAGCACCAACAGCCAGTGCAAAGACGAGTCAACCCCTGCATCCACGGGCTTTTTTTCCCAGAAGGATGGAGAATCCCAGCCCACATTCAAAAGTTATACTTGCCGGTGCAAGAAGGGCTACCACGGTAACCCTTATCTCACCGCCGGATGCCAAG ATATCAAAGAGTGTGATCAAAAAGAAGAATATGGATGCTTTGGCGACTGTGAGGAACTTCTAGGAACGTTCCGGTGTGGATGCCCCAAAGGGACCAAGGGCAACCCGAGATTACGCAACGGCTGCGTGGAGCCTGTGGTAAACACAG GTAATCACCACTTGAGATTAATCATTGGTCTGTCTGTTGCTAGTGGCCCATGTGTTCTTATTTCGGTTCTTGGCGCAATCATAATAAGCCGTAATCTTAAGCAACACAAGGCGAGGACGTTGAGACAGAAGTTTTTTCGACAAAATCGTGGACAACTGTTGAAACAACTCGTATCTAATAGGGCCGACATCGCAGAGAGGATGCTCATTTCATTAGAGGAGCTAGAGAAGGCTACTAATAATTTTGATCAAGCTCGTCGGCTCGGTGGTGGAGGTCATGGCACCGTCTTCAAAGGTATCTTATCAGATCAGCATGTTGTGGCCATCAAGAAATCAAAGATCAACCATAAGAATACCGAGAGAGAAATTGACGAATTCATTAATGAGGTTGTCATACTCTCACAGGTTAACCATAAGCATATTGTGAAGCTTCATGGTTGTTGCCTTGAGACGGAAATCCCTCTACTCGCATATGAGTTCATTTCTAATGGAACACTCAGTGACCATCTTCACACGGAGGCCCCAAGATCAATATCATGGAAAGATAGGCTAAGGATAACAAGTGAAATAAGCAAAGCTCTAGCTTATCTTCACTCTGCCATTTCAGTCCCAATAATCCATAGAGATATTAAGCCATCCAACATACTTCTTGATGATGCCTTGACAGCGAAAGTGTCAGACTTTGGAGCATCAAG GAAGAAGCCCTCATTGTGTATGTCCTCCGAAGGCGATTGGATCGTCACGCGGTTTGTTGAACTACTTGAGGATAACAATTTGGTTGATATACTggatcctcaggttgtggaggaggGAGGTAGTGAAGTGGAAGAAATAGCTAGTCTAGCTGTGTCGTGCATGAAATTGGTAGCAGGAGAGCGCCCAACAATGAGGCAAGTTGAAATGGTGTTGGAAGCTCTCCAACCACCTAACGAGTATGTCCCTTGTGATTTGTCTGCTGCATCGTTGAACTATCCATCTACCAGTAGAAGAGCAAAGCAAAGCGAAACGAGCAGGTGCTATAGCCTAGAAGAAGAGTTTATGTTATCGGCGAGATACGCTCGGTAG